Proteins found in one Marinitoga litoralis genomic segment:
- a CDS encoding complex I 24 kDa subunit family protein — protein sequence MSVELESKLKEVEAYIDSLELEGKDKVTKRSFLIHVLHKAQEIIGYLPIEVQKLIAKKLDVHASDVYGVVTFYNFFTMKPKGKYPINVCLGTACYVRGSGDILEEFKKQLGIKENETTEDGLFSIHAVRCVGACGLAPVVMIGDEVHGRLTTKDVKKLIKEYKEKDNN from the coding sequence ATGTCCGTAGAACTTGAAAGCAAGTTAAAAGAAGTGGAAGCATACATTGATTCATTGGAATTAGAAGGAAAAGATAAAGTTACAAAGAGAAGTTTTTTGATACACGTTTTGCACAAAGCACAAGAAATAATAGGTTATTTACCTATTGAAGTGCAAAAATTAATTGCAAAAAAATTAGATGTACATGCATCAGATGTATATGGTGTTGTTACTTTTTATAATTTCTTTACTATGAAACCAAAGGGTAAATATCCTATTAATGTTTGTTTGGGAACAGCATGTTATGTTAGAGGTTCAGGAGATATTTTAGAAGAATTCAAAAAACAATTAGGTATTAAAGAAAATGAAACTACAGAAGATGGATTATTTAGTATTCATGCAGTTAGATGTGTAGGGGCATGTGGTTTAGCTCCTGTTGTTATGATTGGTGATGAAGTTCACGGAAGATTAACAACAAAAGACGTAAAGAAATTAATTAAAGAATATAAAGAAAAGGATAATAATTAA